From the Tepidamorphus gemmatus genome, the window GGAACCGCGGTCGGCGCGACCGCGGGCGGCCTCATCGGGTCCACCATCGGTTCGGGCAGCGGCCGCACCGTCGCGACGGCGGCGGGCATCGTCATCGGCGGCCTGATCGGCAACCGGATCGGCGCCGCTGCCGACGAGGATGCCCGTCGCCGGGCCATGGAGGCCGAATACCGCGCCCTTCAGTACGGCCCGCCCAACAGCCCGGTCGTCTGGCGCGATCCGAACGCCAACATCTATGGCGAGGTCGTGCCCGGAGCACCTTATCAGCGGGCCGGCTACGGCTATTGCCGCGACTACACCCACACGATCTACATCGACGGCCGGCCCGAGGTCGGACGCGGCACCGCCTGCCAGAACCCGGACGGCAGCTGGCGCACGATCAGCTGACGGCCGCGCGCGGTCGGGCAGGGGCATCGCGGTGGGGCGACGCGCCCCGCCGCCCGCCCCCCTCTCGCCGGGCGTTCCTCGCCCCGCTTTGCCATTTCTTAAGGCCCCGCGCCGAAACTGTTTGCGACTGCGCGACCTGGACTACGGGCCGCGGGTCCCGCGTTGGACAGTCGGCGTATGAGCGAATCCTCCGCACTCGTTGAACAACTGAGGTCGTACCTCGTAACGCTGCCGCCGAAGACGCGCGCGCGGCTGGTGCGCGAGATCGAGATGGCGCGTCTGAAGGGCCAGTCCGAGCCCGCCCATGCCTTCATCCTTCAGGCGGTCCGCGACGTCATGCGCGAGGAGGCCGAGGCGGCCGAACGCACCGGATCGCCGCAGCGCCTGTTCTGCGAGCCGCTGGAACCGTTCCTGGTCGACGAGGTCGGCGAGTCCAAGCGGCGCGGCTTCATCCATCGCGGCTCGCTCGATCACATCTGGCGGTGGCTGGTGCGCGACAGCGACATTGCCGCAGATCTGCGCGCGCGCGAGCGCGAGGCGACCGAGGCGCTTCTTGACGGCGACGAGCACAAGGCGGCCGAGATGTCGCGGACGATGCGTGCCGAAGCGGTGCCGGTGATCGAGGCGGCGCTGGCCGAGACTGCCGGCGACAGCCGCAGCCGGATGAAGTTCTCCGTCCAGCTCGGCGGCGGCCGGGTGGTCGAGGATCTCGAGGACATGCTGGCCATTCTCCGCCAGGAGGACAAGCTGGCGAAGTTCGCCGCCCGTCTGCCCGACGAGATCGCGGTGCTCGACGACGAGCTTGCCGCCTCGATCCTGCGCCGACTGCGCGACGAGTCGAAGGATATCGTCTACCCGCTGATCGTCGTGTTCCGCCGCCTCTACCAGCCGGCGGGGCTGTTGCGGCTGCTGACGCTCTACGAACGTACTGACGACGGCAAGCGTCTGGTCAAGAGCCGGCTCGCGCCCTGTGTCGATATCGTCACCGCCGAGATGGAGATCGTGCTGGCGCGGCTGTCGCGCACGGTCGGCCGGCCGAACGCGTACGAGGCCCACGTCCAGGCCATCCGCCGCTTCTACGAGCTGGCCAACGGACTCGGTGTCGCGGTCGATCTCGACGGCGTGCCGGAATGGCGCAACCTGCTGGCCGCGCAGCGGCGGCGTGCCTCCGAGATCCTGTCCTCCGACGTGCAGGGCATTCCGGGCGCCGTGCGCCGGGCGCTGCGCCCCCGCCGCCGCGAGGGCGAGCGCCGCACGCCACCCTCGGAGACCGCGATCCAGGAGGCCGAGTATGCGGTGCGGACGATGATGGCGCTGAAGCCCTACCGCAGCGAACTCGCCATGAACGAACTGCTCGGCAACGTCATCTCCCAGGTCGAGAACTACATCGAGGTGGTCAACGGCGCGATCCTGCAGGACCTGCGCACCGCCACCGGCCCCGACCGCGACATTGCTCGCGCCGAGCTCGAGGCCGCCATCCGCATCAACGCCATCGTCTTCGGCGAGAACTACGCCGCCCTGCTGCGGCGCAGCGGCGAAGTTGCCAGCACGCGGCTCGCCCAGTTCGACGAGGACGACACCGACGACCTGGCCGCGCCGGCGGCATAGACGGGGCGAGCGGCGCAATCGCGCGGGCGGGGTCGTCGATCCCGCCGACGAGGATGCGCGACCCTGCCCCCGCCGGTACTGGCGGCGACGTCCTCGGCCCTCCTGCGCTCGATCCGGCCGAGCGCGACGCGATCCGCTCCGGCTTCTGCTTGACCTGCCTCATCGCGCCGCCAGCGTCTGACGTGGTAGTGACCGTGGCTGCGACGCTTTTGCGTTTGCCGCCGCCGATCGGCGTTATATCTAGTGGCTGCCATGGGTCTCTGGGTCGTCCTCGCCATCCTTACCGCGCTCGCGGTCCTGTCGGTGCTCGTGCCGCTCACCCGCAGCCGCGCGGCCGCGGCCGGGGCGGAGGCATCCGATGTCGCGGTCTACCGGAGCCAGCTGCGCGAGATCGACGCGGAACTTGCGCGCGGACTCCTCGACCCGCGCGAGGCCGAGGCCGCCCGGCTCGAGATCGGTCGCCGCCTGCTGGCCGCCGACCGCGCCGCGCAGGCGCACTCCGCCGCGGTGCGACCGCTGCCGCGGGGGCTGGTCGCGGCGGTCATCGTCGCGGTGCCGCTGCTCAGTGTCGGGCTCTACCTCGCCGGCGGCGCACCCGGCTATCCGGACCAGCCGCTGTCGGCGCGCCTGCAGAAGCCGGTGGAGGATCAGGACTATGCGATCCTGATCGCCCGGGTGGAGGAGCATCTTGCAGCCAATCCGCGCGACGGTCAGGGCTGGGAGGTGCTTGCGCCCGTCTACATGCGGCTCGGCCGCTTCGAGGATGCCGCCCGCGCCTGGCACAATGCGATCCAGTTCAGCGGCGCGACGGCGGCGCGCGAGGCGAATTTCGGCGAGGCGCTGGTGGCGCTCGACGACGGCATGGTCTCCGAGACCGCACGTGCGGCCTTCGAGCGGGCCCTCGCCAGCGAGCCGGGCAATGCCAAGGCGCGGTTCTTCCTGGCGGTTGCCGCCGAGCAGGACGGCGACACGGCCGGCGCGGCGGCGCAGTGGCGGGCGCTGCTTGCCGACAGCCCGCCCGATGCGCCCTGGCGCGGCGCGGTGGCGCACCGGCTTGCCGCACTGGAGGCCGGAGCCGACGCGACAGCGGCCGCGCCCGGCCCGTCGGCCGCAGATGTCGCCGCTGCCGGCGCGATGACTGCGGAGGAGCGCGCCCGCATGATTTCGGATATGGTGGCCGGGCTTGCCGCCCGCCTTGCGGAGGACGGTCGCGATCTCGACGGTTGGCTGCGGCTCGCCCGGGCCTATGTGGTGCTGGGAACGCCGGACAAGGCGCGCGACGCGCTCGCCTCGGCCCGGCGCAACTATCCGGACGATGCCGAGGCCGGCGCGCGCATCGAGGCCGCCGAGCGCGAGCTCGGACTGGGTTCGTGAGGAGGCTGGAACAATGACCCGCAAGCAGCGCCGCCTGATGCTGATCGGCATGGCCGGGCTGGTCCTGTTCGCCGCGGTCGGCCTGGTGCTGGCCGCATTCCGCGACACGATCGTGTTCTTCAACAGCCCTTCCGACGTGATCGCCGGCAACCTCGAGCCCGGCAAGCGCATCCGTCTCGGCGGTCTGGTCGAGGACGGCAGCTTCGTGCGCAAGGAGGGGATGACGGTCGAGTTCACCGTCACCGACACCGCCAATGCCATCCGGGTGGTGTATACCGGCCTGCTGCCGGACCTCTTCCGCGAAGGACAGGGCGTGGTGACGGAAGGGGCGATGGCGCCGGACGGGACATTCCTCGCCGACACGGTGCTGGCCAAGCACGACGAGACCTACATGCCGCGCGAGGTTGCCGACGCCCTGAAGAAGCAGGGCCACTGGATGGGTGAGGAGGCGGAACGGTGACGGCTCCGCGCACCGTGCGACCGAGGGCCCCTGCAGGATATCGGCGCGCCACCCGGCGCTTCGCCCGATGATTGCCGAGACCGGTCACTTCGCGCTGGTTCTTGCGCTGGCGCTGGCGCTGGTGCAGTCCGTCGTGCCGATCTGGGGCGCGCGCCGCGGCGACCAGCGGATGATGGCGGTGGCGCCCAGCGTTGCCGGCGCCCAGTTCGCCCTGGTCGCGCTCGCCTTTGCGGCGCTGACCCTCGCCTACGTCCAGTCCGACTTCTCGGTGCTCAACGTCTACGAGAATTCGCACTCGATGAAGCCGCTGATCTACAAGATCACCGGCGTGTGGGGAAACCACGAGGGCTCGATGGTCCTG encodes:
- a CDS encoding glycine zipper 2TM domain-containing protein; its protein translation is MRFVKFAAVAGLGLLLAACQQDRTGEVLGTAVGATAGGLIGSTIGSGSGRTVATAAGIVIGGLIGNRIGAAADEDARRRAMEAEYRALQYGPPNSPVVWRDPNANIYGEVVPGAPYQRAGYGYCRDYTHTIYIDGRPEVGRGTACQNPDGSWRTIS
- the ccmI gene encoding c-type cytochrome biogenesis protein CcmI, with product MGLWVVLAILTALAVLSVLVPLTRSRAAAAGAEASDVAVYRSQLREIDAELARGLLDPREAEAARLEIGRRLLAADRAAQAHSAAVRPLPRGLVAAVIVAVPLLSVGLYLAGGAPGYPDQPLSARLQKPVEDQDYAILIARVEEHLAANPRDGQGWEVLAPVYMRLGRFEDAARAWHNAIQFSGATAAREANFGEALVALDDGMVSETARAAFERALASEPGNAKARFFLAVAAEQDGDTAGAAAQWRALLADSPPDAPWRGAVAHRLAALEAGADATAAAPGPSAADVAAAGAMTAEERARMISDMVAGLAARLAEDGRDLDGWLRLARAYVVLGTPDKARDALASARRNYPDDAEAGARIEAAERELGLGS
- the ccmE gene encoding cytochrome c maturation protein CcmE, which gives rise to MTRKQRRLMLIGMAGLVLFAAVGLVLAAFRDTIVFFNSPSDVIAGNLEPGKRIRLGGLVEDGSFVRKEGMTVEFTVTDTANAIRVVYTGLLPDLFREGQGVVTEGAMAPDGTFLADTVLAKHDETYMPREVADALKKQGHWMGEEAER